A window from Gopherus flavomarginatus isolate rGopFla2 chromosome 4, rGopFla2.mat.asm, whole genome shotgun sequence encodes these proteins:
- the HTR1E gene encoding 5-hydroxytryptamine receptor 1E: MNFTNCTTEANVAVKPKTVTEKMLITLTLAIITILTMLLNSAVITAIGTTKKLHQPANYLICSLAVTDLLVALLVMPLSITYIVMDTWTLGYFICEIWLSVDMTCCTCSILHLCVIALDRYWAITDAIEYARKRTAKRAGLMIVTVWTISIFISMPPLFWRNHHSVTIPSECRIQHDHVIYTIYSTFGAFYIPLTLILILYYRIYHAAKSLYQKRGSSRHLSNRSTDSQNSFASCKLTQTFCVSDFSTSDPITEFDKIHASVRFPPIDNDLELAGDRQQISSTRERKAARILGLILGAFILSWLPFFIKELIVGLSVRKVSAEVADFLTWLGYVNSLINPLLYTSFNEDFKMAFKKLIRCWENS; this comes from the coding sequence atgaatTTCACTAACTGCACAACAGAAGCCAACGTGGCTGTCAAACCCAAAACAGTCACCGAAAAGATGCTTATTACCCTGACCTTGGCCATAATCACAATTTTGACTATGCTACTGAACTCTGCTGTAATTACAGCGATTGGCACTACCAAGAAACTACACCAGCCTGCAAATTACTTAATATGTTCATTAGCTGTGACAGATCTGCTTGTTGCTCTTCTAGTCATGCCCTTAAGTATTACATACATAGTGATGGATACATGGACACTGGGATACTTCATCTGTGAGATATGGCTTAGCGTTGACATGACCTGTTGCACATGTTCAATTCTTCATCTTTGCGTCATTGCACTGGATAGATACTGGGCGATCACAGATGCTATCGAATACGCCAGGAAAAGAACGGCAAAAAGGGCCGGACTTATGATAGTCACTGTGTGGACTATATCCATTTTCATTTCGATGCCACCTTTGTTTTGGAGAAATCACCACAGCGTCACAATTCCCAGCGAGTGTCGCATTCAACACGATCACGTGATCTACACTATTTACTCCACTTTTGGGGCATTTTATATCCCCTTGACGCTAATACTGATCCTCTATTACAGAATTTACCATGCTGCAAAAAGCCTATACCAAAAACGGGGGTCAAGCCGCCACCTAAGCAACAGGAGCACCGACAGCCAAAATTCTTTTGCCAGTTGTAAGCTCACGCAGACGTTCTGTGTGTCAGACTTCTCGACATCTGACCCAATCACGGAATTTGATAAAATACACGCATCAGTGAGATTTCCACCTATTGATAATGACCTGGAGCTGGCTGGTGACCGTCAGCAGATTTCCAGTACACGGGAACGAAAGGCTGCTCGCATCCTGGGACTGATCTTAGGGGCTTTCATCTTGTCATGGTTGCCATTTTTCATTAAGGAGCTTATTGTGGGCCTGAGTGTTCGCAAGGTGTCTGCAGAAGTAGCTGACTTTTTGACATGGCTTGGCTATGTCAACTCCCTTATCAACCCTCTGCTATACACTAGTTTTAATGAAGATTTTAAGATGGCCTTTAAAAAGCTTATTAGGTGCTGGGAAAATTCTTAA